One region of Mucilaginibacter gotjawali genomic DNA includes:
- a CDS encoding aminotransferase class I/II-fold pyridoxal phosphate-dependent enzyme, translating to MDIFDKISKNMGGPLGQHQKWSHGYFSYPKLEGEIGAHMMFNGKEHLVWSLNNYLGLANHPEVREADAQAAADYGMAYPMGARMMSGNSKHHEELENDLAAYVGKEDAYLLNYGYQGMLSIIDTLVDRNDVIVYDAESHACIIDGLRLHMGKRYVYQHNDIESCEKQLERATKLAATTGGGILLITEGVFGMSGAQGKLKEIVALKDKFNFRILVDDAHGFGTMGKTGAGTHEEQDCVEGIDIYFGTFAKSMAGIGAFVAADKQIVDYLRYNMRSQIFAKALPMPMVLGLKKRLELLRSKPELREKLWAITNALQNGLKERGFNLGVTNTMVTPVFLEGELYEATALTRDLRENYGIFCSIVIYPVIPKGLILLRLIPTAAHSLEDVQRTLDAYSEMAEKLKAGYYKENRMVVA from the coding sequence TTGGACATATTCGATAAAATATCAAAAAACATGGGTGGCCCGCTTGGGCAACACCAAAAATGGTCTCATGGTTATTTTTCATACCCAAAACTTGAGGGTGAAATAGGCGCGCACATGATGTTTAACGGCAAAGAACATTTAGTTTGGAGCCTTAACAATTACCTGGGATTGGCAAACCATCCCGAAGTAAGAGAAGCTGATGCGCAGGCTGCTGCCGACTACGGTATGGCTTATCCAATGGGGGCACGTATGATGTCGGGCAACTCAAAGCACCACGAAGAACTGGAAAATGACCTTGCAGCATATGTTGGTAAAGAAGATGCCTATTTGCTTAACTACGGTTACCAGGGCATGTTATCCATCATCGATACATTGGTTGACCGTAACGATGTGATTGTTTATGATGCTGAATCGCATGCCTGTATCATTGACGGCCTGAGGCTGCATATGGGCAAACGTTATGTTTATCAGCATAATGATATTGAAAGCTGCGAAAAGCAATTGGAACGCGCCACCAAATTAGCAGCAACCACCGGTGGTGGCATCTTACTGATCACCGAAGGCGTTTTTGGCATGTCAGGTGCGCAGGGCAAGTTGAAAGAGATAGTTGCCCTGAAAGATAAATTCAACTTCCGTATTTTGGTTGATGATGCCCACGGTTTCGGAACAATGGGTAAAACCGGCGCAGGCACACATGAAGAACAGGATTGTGTTGAAGGCATTGATATTTACTTTGGCACCTTCGCCAAGTCAATGGCCGGGATAGGAGCCTTTGTTGCTGCCGACAAACAAATTGTTGATTACCTGCGCTATAACATGCGCTCGCAGATATTTGCCAAGGCATTGCCTATGCCGATGGTGTTAGGTTTGAAAAAAAGACTTGAATTGTTGCGTTCAAAACCGGAACTACGCGAAAAGCTATGGGCGATTACCAATGCTTTACAAAACGGACTGAAAGAACGCGGTTTTAACCTGGGTGTTACCAATACCATGGTTACCCCGGTATTTTTAGAAGGAGAACTATATGAGGCTACCGCGTTAACCCGCGACCTGCGCGAAAACTACGGCATCTTTTGCTCCATTGTGATCTACCCGGTGATCCCGAAAGGCTTGATCCTGTTAAGGCTGATCCCTACCGCGGCACACAGCCTGGAGGATGTTCAAAGAACATTGGATGCTTACAGTGAAATGGCTGAAAAGTTAAAAGCAGGTTATTATAAAGAGAACAGAATGGTGGTGGCATAG
- the ftsZ gene encoding cell division protein FtsZ, translating to MKFEMLKEKSSIIKVIGVGGGGGNAVNHMYRQGITGVDFIVCNTDAQALELSPIPNKVQLGASLTEGMGAGSIPEVGKNSAIENIDDIKQMLGSNTKMLFITAGMGGGTGTGASPIIAKAAREMDILTVGIITTPFAFEGKRRKLQAEEGMEEFKKYVDSFLVISNDRLRQIFGNLTLGSAFAQADNILTTAAKGIAEIITLPGYVNVDFKDVRTVMKDSGVSIMGSSSAEGENRALKAVEGALSSPLLKDNEIEGARYILLNISSGLQEVTMDEVSIITDYIQEEAGLMADVIWGNCIDENLGDKLCVTIIATGFQTRDEREKKEGEKKIISILDPAVPHNPRAVNEFITPVKPETPASGPYLKGGHEKHKEEPKQTGLFDLFAPRAEEPAQVKYSWLNEEPAPVENESPEMPEMTFKVVEPVASVESVKEQRMPEPEPEPEVVVGKDDHKTDESIEEQLRKSRERIMRLKDLSMKLRNGNLQEMENVPAYKRKEIALQQTPASDESQVSRFSLLPDNEGNTEIRGNNSFLHDNVD from the coding sequence ATGAAGTTTGAGATGTTAAAAGAAAAGTCGTCTATCATCAAAGTAATTGGTGTTGGCGGCGGCGGGGGCAACGCGGTAAACCACATGTACAGGCAGGGGATCACCGGCGTTGATTTTATTGTTTGCAATACCGACGCGCAGGCATTGGAATTAAGCCCAATCCCAAACAAAGTACAGCTGGGCGCCAGCCTTACTGAAGGTATGGGCGCAGGGTCGATCCCTGAAGTTGGAAAAAATTCAGCGATTGAAAATATCGATGATATTAAACAGATGCTGGGCTCAAACACCAAGATGCTGTTTATTACTGCCGGGATGGGTGGTGGCACAGGTACGGGCGCAAGTCCTATTATTGCCAAGGCCGCCCGCGAAATGGACATATTAACTGTTGGTATCATCACTACTCCTTTTGCCTTTGAAGGTAAGCGCCGCAAATTGCAGGCGGAAGAGGGAATGGAAGAGTTTAAAAAATATGTCGATTCGTTTTTGGTGATCTCCAATGACAGGCTTCGCCAGATTTTTGGTAACCTTACCTTAGGTTCAGCATTTGCACAGGCCGATAATATTTTAACAACTGCGGCAAAAGGTATCGCCGAAATTATAACGCTTCCCGGCTATGTAAACGTCGATTTTAAAGATGTGCGCACCGTTATGAAAGATAGCGGGGTGTCTATCATGGGCAGTTCATCAGCTGAAGGTGAAAACCGGGCATTAAAAGCAGTTGAAGGCGCTTTATCCTCTCCATTGTTAAAAGACAATGAAATTGAGGGCGCACGTTATATCCTGCTGAATATAAGCTCAGGCCTTCAGGAGGTTACTATGGATGAAGTAAGTATCATTACCGACTACATACAGGAAGAAGCCGGCTTAATGGCCGACGTGATTTGGGGAAACTGTATTGATGAAAACCTGGGCGATAAGCTTTGTGTAACCATCATTGCTACAGGATTTCAGACAAGGGACGAGCGCGAAAAGAAAGAAGGGGAAAAGAAAATTATTTCGATCCTTGATCCTGCGGTCCCTCACAATCCACGCGCTGTAAATGAATTTATAACCCCGGTTAAGCCAGAAACTCCCGCATCGGGCCCTTACCTCAAAGGCGGGCATGAAAAACATAAAGAAGAGCCAAAACAAACCGGCTTGTTTGATCTGTTTGCACCGCGTGCTGAAGAGCCCGCGCAGGTAAAATACAGCTGGTTAAATGAAGAACCTGCGCCTGTAGAAAATGAATCGCCTGAAATGCCCGAAATGACTTTTAAGGTGGTTGAGCCGGTGGCCAGCGTTGAATCTGTTAAGGAACAGAGAATGCCTGAGCCGGAACCTGAACCAGAAGTTGTGGTGGGTAAAGATGATCATAAAACGGATGAATCCATTGAGGAACAGTTACGCAAATCGCGTGAGCGCATTATGCGCCTGAAGGACCTCAGTATGAAATTACGCAACGGCAACCTACAGGAAATGGAAAATGTACCAGCCTACAAACGTAAAGAAATAGCCTTGCAGCAGACCCCTGCTTCTGATGAAAGCCAGGTGTCAAGGTTTTCTTTATTGCCGGATAACGAAGGTAATACCGAGATCAGGGGAAATAATTCTTTCCTGCATGATAATGTGGATTAA
- a CDS encoding histone H1, giving the protein MKKFTEVKELVASLEADADKFYNKGNSAAGTRVRKGMQDLKNLAQAIRLEVQEAKNKA; this is encoded by the coding sequence ATGAAAAAATTTACTGAAGTAAAAGAACTAGTAGCGTCTTTGGAAGCAGATGCTGACAAATTTTACAACAAGGGTAACAGCGCAGCTGGCACCCGCGTTCGTAAGGGAATGCAAGATCTCAAGAATTTAGCCCAAGCTATTCGTTTGGAAGTTCAGGAAGCGAAGAACAAAGCTTAG
- the dapA gene encoding 4-hydroxy-tetrahydrodipicolinate synthase — MNKFYGTGVAIITPFHADGQVDYDALGRVINHLIDGGVEYLVSLGTTGESATLSNEERKQVWAFTSGVVKGRVGLVAGIGGNNTHEVVEQVKQFDTTGYDAILSASPHYNKPTQEGIYQHYKAIAQAATLPVILYNVPSRTGSNVNADTVVRLAHDFKNIIGIKEAGGNFDQINQIMRDKPADFLMISGDDPVTLPMMALGGVGVISVTGNVLPRQTSDMVRLCLDGNYKAAQIIHSNLIDFTRLMFVEGSPAGAKTALKHLGLCEDHLRLPLVQVSAGTAGKIAAELKKFI, encoded by the coding sequence ATGAATAAATTTTACGGGACAGGCGTTGCCATCATAACGCCTTTTCATGCAGACGGACAGGTAGATTACGATGCATTGGGCAGAGTAATTAACCATTTGATTGACGGCGGGGTAGAATACCTGGTTTCCCTGGGTACTACCGGCGAAAGCGCCACCCTGAGCAATGAGGAACGAAAACAGGTTTGGGCCTTTACCTCGGGCGTAGTTAAGGGGCGTGTGGGCCTGGTAGCCGGCATTGGCGGCAACAATACCCACGAAGTGGTGGAACAAGTAAAACAGTTTGATACAACCGGGTACGATGCCATTTTATCGGCCAGCCCGCATTATAACAAGCCCACACAGGAAGGCATTTACCAGCATTACAAGGCAATAGCGCAGGCAGCAACATTGCCTGTTATTTTATATAATGTACCCAGCCGTACCGGCAGCAATGTAAATGCTGACACAGTTGTAAGGCTGGCACATGATTTTAAAAATATTATTGGTATAAAGGAGGCTGGCGGCAATTTCGACCAGATCAACCAGATCATGCGGGATAAACCCGCCGATTTCCTGATGATCTCGGGCGATGACCCGGTTACTTTGCCCATGATGGCATTGGGTGGTGTTGGTGTTATATCCGTAACCGGTAATGTTTTGCCGCGCCAAACATCGGATATGGTACGGCTATGTCTTGACGGAAATTACAAAGCCGCTCAGATCATACATTCCAACCTGATTGACTTTACGCGCCTGATGTTTGTTGAAGGCAGTCCTGCCGGAGCAAAAACTGCGCTGAAACACCTTGGGCTTTGCGAAGATCATTTACGCCTCCCATTGGTACAGGTAAGCGCCGGTACTGCCGGAAAGATAGCTGCCGAATTAAAGAAATTCATATAA
- the ftsA gene encoding cell division protein FtsA, whose protein sequence is MDKSSTQEKSSPIVVGLDIGTTKICAIVGRRSKNGKIEVLGIGKAESAGVTRGMVSNIDKTVQGISVAVDIAGAQSNVEIRVVNVGIAGQHIKSLQHRGLITRRDITSEISRKDIDKLIEDMYNLVMPPGEEIIHVLPQEFTVDNEPGIKDPIGMAGVRLEANFHIISGQVTAIKNIVKCVNKTGLESSELILEPLASSEAVLSDEEKEAGVVLVDIGGGTTDVAIFHEGIIRHTAVIPFGGNSITEDIREGCSVMRNIAEQLKIRFGSALADENKENEIVCVPGLRGREAKEISVKNLAFVIQARMEEIIEHVFYEIKSSGYEKKLIAGIVITGGGAQLKHLAQLVEYTTGLDCRIGLPNEHLAKNEVLPKQVYEELQSPTFATGIGLLIKGIQKMEYNDIFEAPAEIKVAKTKFSEDKKFGLLSKILESGKKFIKDDIKDEDFLKQ, encoded by the coding sequence ATGGACAAAAGCTCAACTCAGGAAAAAAGTTCGCCAATCGTAGTAGGATTGGACATCGGAACAACAAAAATATGTGCTATTGTTGGCCGCCGGAGCAAAAACGGGAAGATCGAGGTATTGGGTATCGGCAAAGCCGAATCTGCCGGTGTAACACGCGGTATGGTTTCAAATATCGATAAAACCGTACAGGGAATAAGCGTGGCGGTAGATATAGCGGGTGCGCAATCAAATGTAGAGATCAGGGTGGTAAATGTTGGTATTGCAGGCCAGCATATCAAAAGCCTGCAGCACCGTGGCTTGATCACACGCCGCGATATAACGTCCGAGATCTCGCGTAAAGATATTGATAAACTGATAGAAGACATGTACAACCTGGTAATGCCTCCGGGTGAAGAGATCATACACGTTTTACCGCAGGAGTTTACGGTTGACAACGAACCGGGAATAAAAGATCCCATCGGTATGGCGGGGGTAAGGCTGGAAGCAAATTTTCATATCATTTCCGGCCAGGTTACTGCCATCAAAAATATTGTGAAGTGCGTCAATAAAACCGGCCTCGAAAGCTCTGAGCTGATCCTCGAACCGCTTGCATCTTCCGAAGCTGTTTTAAGTGACGAAGAAAAAGAAGCAGGTGTGGTTCTGGTGGATATCGGCGGCGGCACAACCGACGTTGCCATCTTTCATGAAGGCATCATCCGGCATACCGCGGTTATTCCTTTCGGGGGTAACAGTATTACCGAAGATATCCGTGAGGGTTGCTCGGTAATGCGCAACATCGCCGAGCAGTTAAAGATCAGGTTCGGCTCGGCACTTGCCGATGAAAATAAGGAAAACGAGATTGTATGTGTACCGGGTTTGCGTGGCCGCGAAGCAAAAGAAATCTCGGTAAAAAACCTGGCATTTGTTATCCAGGCGCGTATGGAGGAGATCATTGAGCACGTGTTTTATGAGATCAAATCATCGGGTTATGAGAAAAAGCTGATCGCCGGTATCGTGATAACAGGCGGCGGCGCCCAGTTAAAACACCTTGCGCAGCTGGTGGAATACACCACCGGGCTGGATTGCCGCATAGGTTTACCAAATGAGCACCTGGCAAAAAATGAAGTGCTGCCAAAACAGGTTTACGAGGAATTGCAAAGCCCGACTTTTGCCACAGGTATTGGTTTGCTGATTAAGGGTATTCAAAAAATGGAATACAACGATATCTTCGAGGCACCGGCCGAAATTAAGGTTGCAAAAACAAAATTCAGCGAGGACAAAAAGTTTGGCCTGCTAAGTAAAATACTGGAAAGCGGAAAAAAATTCATAAAAGATGATATAAAAGATGAGGATTTTCTGAAACAATAA
- a CDS encoding sensor histidine kinase, whose protein sequence is MKRVIISLTLIVLIATAAISVTHYYAVKIISSTRAYINFEAQYAKGEKDATRHLVSYLNSHDEVDYLYFKSDISIPKGDSIAREALMLGKDTRIARIGFLMGGNNKEDLPQLVWFFSQFKNKPFFKTAIETWQQADMLVSKLNAIGVTAHRDVTAGKPVDGDGLILRVNTISDNLTIKQQNFSAILGDTSRMVDHYVFILDLVIPFIILLCSALLAGIMLRKLHTSQKVILEQNKALNNMNERIKKFAYSVTHDLRSPIASLTGLVSVLEREKDITRLPDYTEMMRETLELQDKYIRDVLNTIRNESTKKEEICNLVELVNDIKNQNSFFADGHKVNFLSELEVWELKCNIADIKVVFNNLISNAVKYADFNKPEQWIKVKSYRKDEQCIIEIEDNGLGIKSDQKENIFKKYFKSGTNKKSMGLGLYFAKQAIEEMNGTITVKSLPGKGTSFIVALPL, encoded by the coding sequence ATGAAGAGAGTGATCATTTCCTTAACTTTAATTGTGTTAATTGCCACTGCTGCAATCAGCGTTACACATTACTATGCAGTAAAAATTATTTCATCCACAAGGGCCTATATAAATTTCGAAGCCCAATATGCAAAAGGCGAAAAAGATGCCACCAGGCACCTGGTCAGCTACCTTAACTCGCATGATGAAGTTGATTACCTGTATTTTAAAAGTGATATCAGCATTCCTAAAGGCGATAGCATCGCGCGGGAAGCACTTATGTTGGGTAAAGATACCCGGATAGCCCGCATCGGCTTTTTAATGGGCGGGAATAACAAAGAGGACCTGCCGCAATTGGTTTGGTTTTTCAGCCAATTCAAAAACAAGCCTTTCTTTAAAACAGCCATCGAAACCTGGCAGCAGGCTGATATGCTGGTGTCCAAATTAAACGCCATCGGCGTCACCGCGCATCGCGATGTTACTGCAGGAAAGCCTGTAGATGGCGATGGTTTGATATTACGGGTCAATACCATCTCTGATAATCTCACCATCAAACAACAGAACTTTTCAGCTATATTGGGTGATACATCTCGGATGGTCGACCATTATGTATTTATTCTCGACCTGGTTATTCCTTTTATCATACTACTTTGTTCGGCCTTGCTGGCCGGTATTATGCTCCGCAAGTTGCATACTTCGCAAAAAGTAATTCTGGAGCAAAACAAAGCATTAAATAACATGAACGAGCGCATCAAAAAATTCGCCTATTCGGTTACTCATGATTTAAGGTCGCCTATTGCGTCGTTAACTGGCCTGGTTTCGGTGCTGGAGCGCGAAAAAGATATCACCAGGCTTCCGGATTATACCGAAATGATGCGCGAAACGCTTGAGCTGCAGGATAAATACATTCGTGATGTTTTAAATACCATCCGGAACGAAAGCACTAAAAAGGAAGAAATTTGCAACCTGGTGGAATTGGTAAACGATATAAAAAACCAGAACAGTTTTTTTGCCGATGGACATAAGGTGAATTTTTTGAGCGAACTGGAAGTATGGGAACTTAAATGCAATATCGCCGATATAAAAGTGGTTTTTAATAACCTGATCTCCAATGCCGTTAAATATGCTGATTTTAATAAGCCTGAACAATGGATCAAGGTAAAATCGTACCGTAAAGATGAGCAGTGTATTATTGAAATTGAGGATAATGGCCTGGGCATAAAGTCCGACCAAAAAGAAAATATATTTAAAAAGTACTTTAAATCCGGCACCAACAAAAAAAGTATGGGCCTCGGGTTGTACTTTGCCAAACAAGCCATTGAAGAAATGAACGGTACCATTACAGTAAAATCCCTGCCAGGCAAAGGGACTTCTTTTATTGTAGCATTGCCATTGTAA
- a CDS encoding glycoside hydrolase family 125 protein gives MLTRRDFIKINGITTAGIGMGLKPTWFGANRFESKRPPLASRKFTSKAVEAKISKVKAAIKDPELAWLFENCYPNTLDTTVNYSVKNGRPDTFVITGDIDAMWMRDSSAQVWPYLPLVKEDAELRNLIKGVLNRQAACVLIDPYANAFNAGPTGSEWDSDRTDMKPELHERKWEVDSLCYPIRLAYNYWKTSGDNSFFDENWQKAGKRILFTFKEQQRKNGPGPYHFQRRTEVASDTAPNGGFGNPVKPVGLICSIFRPSDDATIYPFLIPSNYFAVVSLKQMAEMFLVIGKDSKTSAECKVLATEVHAAIEKYATKQHPVYGKVLAYEVDGFGNQLFMDDANVPCLLALPYLGALSNHDPLYLNTRRMVLSSANPYFFKGKAAEGVGGPHVGMNYIWPMSIIMRGLTSTDKNEIIKCIHWLKTTHANTGFMHESFNKDDPTDFTRKWFAWANTLFGELIIKTHQYYPEIL, from the coding sequence ATGCTAACACGTCGCGATTTTATAAAAATTAACGGGATAACCACCGCCGGAATAGGGATGGGCCTTAAACCAACATGGTTCGGCGCCAATAGATTCGAAAGTAAACGGCCGCCGCTTGCCAGCCGCAAATTTACCAGCAAAGCCGTAGAGGCGAAGATTAGCAAAGTAAAGGCAGCAATTAAAGATCCTGAATTGGCCTGGCTGTTTGAAAACTGCTACCCCAATACGCTGGATACCACAGTTAATTATTCCGTTAAAAACGGCCGCCCCGATACCTTTGTTATCACCGGCGATATTGATGCCATGTGGATGCGCGATTCCTCCGCACAGGTTTGGCCCTATCTGCCCCTGGTAAAGGAAGATGCCGAACTTAGAAACCTTATCAAAGGCGTATTAAACCGGCAGGCTGCCTGTGTACTGATCGATCCTTATGCCAACGCCTTTAATGCCGGCCCTACCGGCAGCGAATGGGACAGTGACCGCACCGATATGAAGCCTGAGCTGCATGAGCGAAAATGGGAGGTGGATTCGCTTTGTTACCCCATCCGTTTGGCCTATAATTACTGGAAAACCAGCGGCGACAACAGTTTCTTCGACGAAAACTGGCAAAAGGCAGGTAAACGCATTCTCTTTACTTTTAAAGAACAACAACGTAAAAATGGCCCTGGCCCCTATCATTTCCAGCGGCGTACCGAGGTAGCCAGCGATACCGCTCCTAATGGCGGTTTTGGTAACCCCGTTAAACCCGTCGGGTTGATCTGTTCCATCTTCCGGCCATCTGATGATGCTACGATATACCCTTTTTTAATCCCTTCCAATTATTTCGCCGTCGTTAGTTTAAAGCAAATGGCCGAAATGTTCCTCGTTATAGGCAAAGACAGTAAAACCTCGGCAGAATGTAAGGTGCTGGCAACAGAAGTTCATGCCGCCATTGAGAAATATGCAACCAAGCAACACCCGGTTTATGGAAAAGTATTGGCGTATGAGGTTGACGGTTTTGGTAACCAACTATTTATGGACGACGCGAACGTGCCTTGCTTACTGGCATTGCCATACCTTGGCGCTTTATCAAACCATGATCCGCTTTACCTGAATACCCGCCGTATGGTGTTGAGCAGCGCCAACCCTTACTTTTTTAAAGGCAAGGCTGCCGAAGGGGTAGGAGGGCCGCACGTAGGCATGAATTATATCTGGCCAATGAGCATTATCATGCGCGGGCTAACCTCAACCGATAAAAATGAGATCATAAAGTGCATCCATTGGCTGAAAACCACCCATGCCAATACCGGTTTTATGCATGAATCATTCAATAAAGACGATCCAACTGACTTTACACGCAAATGGTTTGCATGGGCCAATACATTATTCGGCGAATTGATCATCAAAACACATCAATATTATCCGGAAATATTATAG
- a CDS encoding DUF5686 and carboxypeptidase regulatory-like domain-containing protein — translation MKFILLFSFSLLLSLHLEAQLTTISGKITDEYGKPVPFASVYVKNTTRGTSANGEGVYILQLKPGNYEVAYKAVGYQQESRKTALTGSQVINIVLKTETYQLADVTVASGGEDPAYGIIRKAIKKRKEHLNEVNAYTCGVYIKGMQKLLGAPKKILGFDVQKFARENGLDSNRKGILYLSESESKYSFKRPGDVHEEMISSKVSGSNQAFSFNRASDLEVNFYNNIQNWEGISNRPVISPIADNALFYYTYKYIGFSTENGQTVDKIQVKPKRIYDACFQGYIYILEDSWRIYGLNLFITKKQNINFVDTLRLNEQFFPVSEKAWMPSSLKFDFTAGLLGFKVGGYYISVYKDYDLSPTFTKKEFSEVWRIDKGVNKKDSAFWENERPVPLTAEEKTDYKNKAVLAAKKESKPYLDSLDKVNNQFKPDKFLLSGYRHSNRYDHEYYNFDPAITAIKFNTVQGFAINYGASYSKQIDTANNRYLFIGAKAGYGFSDKKFTGSVTGAVPVGDAMLGFNAGSEITDLNYTNPVSSLVNTFYSLFERQNYEKLYQKRFVSLSLYKRISGGWQAYAAAEWADRKSLGNTSEFSFFNPGDREYTSNNPVLPAGNALLFPENQSFKVTLRTTYDFSDKYETFPTGRRYLPSPYPTVGLSYIKGIKGALGSDVDYDLIAADISKSNIKTGVLGNTSFYIAAGKFLNNSSVYYPDYKQFAGNEVLLANGGINTFLLLNYYTFSTNTEYIEGHLEQNFSGFILNKIPLLRKLKLKEIADINYLSTPALKNYTELGFGVQYLNIRLMYGTSFNSGSNIRSALRLGVSFK, via the coding sequence ATGAAATTTATTTTACTTTTTTCATTTTCACTACTCCTCAGTCTCCATTTAGAAGCCCAGCTCACTACCATTAGCGGTAAAATAACCGATGAGTATGGTAAGCCTGTGCCATTTGCAAGTGTTTATGTCAAAAACACTACGCGCGGCACATCGGCCAATGGCGAAGGTGTATATATCCTGCAGTTAAAACCTGGAAATTATGAAGTGGCATACAAAGCGGTTGGTTATCAACAGGAGAGCCGGAAAACTGCGCTCACCGGCAGCCAGGTGATCAATATCGTATTAAAGACCGAAACCTACCAACTTGCGGATGTTACAGTAGCATCGGGCGGCGAAGACCCGGCCTACGGCATCATCAGAAAGGCCATCAAAAAGCGCAAAGAACACCTTAACGAAGTGAATGCCTACACCTGCGGGGTGTATATAAAAGGCATGCAAAAATTATTAGGCGCACCAAAAAAGATCCTTGGGTTTGATGTTCAAAAATTTGCCAGGGAAAACGGGCTCGACTCGAACAGGAAAGGCATTTTATACCTGTCGGAGTCGGAATCGAAATACAGCTTTAAACGGCCTGGTGACGTACACGAGGAAATGATCTCGTCAAAAGTATCCGGCAGCAACCAGGCATTCAGCTTTAACCGGGCATCGGACCTTGAAGTAAATTTTTACAATAACATCCAGAACTGGGAAGGCATCAGCAACAGGCCGGTGATCTCACCTATTGCCGATAATGCGCTATTTTATTATACCTATAAATATATCGGCTTTTCTACCGAGAATGGCCAAACCGTCGATAAGATACAGGTTAAACCTAAAAGGATATATGATGCATGTTTCCAGGGTTACATTTATATATTGGAAGATAGCTGGCGCATTTATGGCCTCAACCTTTTTATCACCAAAAAACAGAACATCAACTTTGTAGATACCCTGCGGCTGAATGAACAATTTTTCCCTGTGAGCGAAAAAGCTTGGATGCCCTCGTCGCTTAAGTTCGACTTTACGGCAGGCTTGCTTGGATTTAAAGTCGGCGGATACTATATCTCGGTTTACAAAGACTACGACCTTTCGCCGACTTTCACTAAAAAAGAGTTTTCGGAAGTGTGGCGCATCGATAAGGGTGTAAATAAAAAGGATTCGGCATTTTGGGAGAACGAACGGCCGGTGCCGTTAACTGCCGAAGAAAAAACGGACTACAAAAATAAAGCGGTACTGGCCGCAAAAAAAGAGTCCAAACCCTATCTTGATTCACTGGATAAGGTGAACAACCAATTTAAACCTGACAAATTTTTATTAAGCGGGTATCGGCACAGTAACCGGTACGACCATGAATATTATAACTTCGACCCGGCCATTACTGCCATTAAGTTTAATACCGTGCAGGGGTTTGCCATTAACTACGGTGCATCCTACAGCAAACAAATTGATACGGCTAATAACCGTTACCTTTTTATAGGAGCTAAAGCCGGGTATGGTTTTTCGGATAAAAAATTTACGGGAAGCGTAACGGGCGCCGTGCCGGTGGGCGATGCGATGCTCGGCTTTAACGCAGGCTCAGAGATTACCGACCTGAATTATACCAACCCGGTATCCTCGCTGGTTAATACATTTTATAGTTTGTTTGAGCGGCAGAATTATGAAAAACTGTACCAGAAACGATTCGTATCGCTGTCGCTTTACAAGCGCATAAGCGGCGGCTGGCAGGCGTACGCGGCGGCAGAATGGGCGGACCGTAAATCGCTCGGTAACACGTCTGAATTTAGCTTTTTTAACCCGGGAGACAGGGAATACACCTCAAACAACCCCGTACTGCCCGCTGGCAATGCGTTGTTGTTTCCTGAAAATCAATCTTTTAAGGTCACCCTGCGCACTACTTATGATTTTAGCGATAAATATGAGACTTTTCCAACGGGCCGGAGATATTTACCCTCGCCCTACCCTACCGTCGGCCTGAGTTACATTAAGGGCATTAAAGGCGCCTTAGGGTCGGATGTGGATTATGACCTTATTGCTGCCGATATCTCCAAATCAAACATCAAAACGGGCGTTTTGGGCAATACCTCTTTCTATATTGCTGCCGGAAAATTCCTGAATAACAGCAGCGTTTATTACCCCGACTATAAGCAATTTGCAGGTAATGAAGTATTGCTGGCCAACGGCGGCATCAATACTTTCCTGCTGTTAAACTACTATACCTTCAGCACTAATACCGAGTATATTGAAGGCCACCTGGAGCAGAATTTCTCCGGCTTTATTTTAAACAAAATCCCATTGTTAAGGAAGCTGAAATTGAAGGAGATTGCCGACATCAATTATTTAAGCACACCGGCACTAAAAAACTATACCGAATTAGGTTTTGGGGTGCAATACCTCAACATCAGGCTGATGTATGGCACCTCATTTAACAGCGGCAGTAATATCAGATCGGCGTTGAGGCTTGGAGTGAGTTTTAAATAG